A window of Cyclopterus lumpus isolate fCycLum1 chromosome 14, fCycLum1.pri, whole genome shotgun sequence contains these coding sequences:
- the gng8 gene encoding guanine nucleotide-binding protein G(I)/G(S)/G(O) subunit gamma-8, translating into MSNNMAKIADARKTVEQLKLEVNIERMMISKAAADLMAYCEAHAKEDPLVTPLASSENPFREKKLFCEIL; encoded by the exons ATGTCCAACAACATGGCCAAGATTGCAGATGCTCGAAAGACGGTAGAACAACTGAAACTGGAGGTCAACATAGAGAGGATGATG ATATCCAAAGCAGCCGCTGATCTGATGGCCTACTGTGAAGCTCATGCCAAGGAGGACCCCCTGGTGACACCACTCGCTTCCTCTGAGAACCCGTTTCGAGAGAAGAAATTATTCTGTGAAATACTATAA